From Apium graveolens cultivar Ventura chromosome 9, ASM990537v1, whole genome shotgun sequence, the proteins below share one genomic window:
- the LOC141685646 gene encoding uncharacterized protein LOC141685646: MARECKLSGLIRNFMSVATTSATVPTEVLALPSPSEPDLQASSWTFNLKKKDAVQNSDVIAGKLSINNVEAKVLIDSRATRPLISESFAGRINCDKKDMNEVMNIVISNQEKVPVSQFCPECEIDVSGHKFPVDLILFKIGEFNIILGLDWLGKNIAQIDCKSKRVYLRSKNGMKVVFKGQKKEQLFLTAVQASKLLRKGAEPVLKAPYKMAPAEMKELASQLQELLNKYKAQYVAMGSTSSVCKEK; this comes from the exons atggctagggagtgtaagtTGTCAGGACTAATAAGGAATTTTATGAGTGTAGCGACGACCAGTGCAACTGTACCGACTGAGGTATTGGCTTTACCTTCACCGTCTGAACCAGATCTGCAAGCATCATCATGGACTTTTAATTTGAAAAagaaggacgctgttcagaactcAGATGTGATCGCAGGTAAGCTCTCTAtaaataatgttgaagctaaagtattaattgattcaaGAGCTACAAGACCTTTAATATCCGAATCTTTTGCTGGTAGAATAAATTGTGATAAGAAGGATATGAATGAGGTAATGAATATAGTAATTTCTAATCAAGAAAAGGTACCTGTAAGTCAGTTTTGTCCAGAGTGTGAGATTGATGTCTCCGGGCACAAGTTTCCAGTCGATTTGATACTCTTCAAGATAGGAGAGTTTAATATAATCTTAGGACTGGATTGGTTAGGAAAGAATATtgctcagatagattgtaagTCTAAAAGAGTTTATTTAAGGTCAAAGAATGGAATGAAAGTGGTGTTTAAAGgacaaaagaaagaacagttgTTTCTTACAGCTGTTCAGGCTAGCAagttgcttaggaaag GAGCAGAACCAGTTTTAAAGGCACCATATAAAATGGCCCCAGCagagatgaaggagttagcaaGTCAATTGCAAGAACTTTTGAATAAATATAAGGCCCAGTATGTCGCCATGGGGAGTACcagttctgtttgtaaagaaaaatgA